The genomic window CTCCCACGTTGCGGGGATGGATCCCGAATTATGGCACAACTCTGGAACTGCTCGCAGATCCTGAGCAGGTCGGCTTCGATCGCGCCAGCCTCCGGACTCAGCAATTTCCGTTGGTGGAGGATCCGGATCGCCGATTCGGAAAAACAGAAGACCGGGTCGTCAATAGGAACGATTAAAAAGTGCGTCCATCCTCTTTTTAGAAGTTGGCAGAGTTGAAAGCCGATGTCGGCTTCAGGAGCCGGGCGGTAGCCGCCCGGCAAGGTTGAGGCCCCGGTCGTGTCGCACGTCCAGTCGGATGAGGGAGACGGGTTTGAAACGCCGGCTCCGGACACGGGCGGGTCGGGAGCGCGTTGAAGCTCGTCTGCCAAAACCTCAAGCAGGAGAGGAATCGATGGCGGATGAGGCCCGAAATCGACGGGGCCGATTCCTTCGGGGCGGGCGTGCTGCTCTTGCAACGCCCCCTGGAACTTTTGCCAGTAGATGCCGGGATCGTTGTCGCGCGATCGCGCGGTGGACGAACCGGGGGCGGGCGGCGTTTGTTGTCGGGGCGACTTCTTCTTTCGCACGGTGGTGAACTCCATCCTGAAGCAGACCCTTGGCCGGCCGACGTGACCGACCAGAGCGTCGCTATGATAGAGGAGCCACGGTTCTCCCTTCTACGGTTAGGTCAGTCCGCCGACTGGCGATGCCGGGTCGGGTGAGGCGTGGCGGTCCGGTCGATGACCTCGTGGTCTCGTTCTCGCAGCCAGTGTTTGGCAAGCAACCGGGCCAGAATCTGCGCGATCAGCGTGCGCTCGTCCGGTTCGGGCGATGTTCGCGGGTCGGCGGTAGACACGGGTGTGTTCCCCTCAAAGGAAAGTGTGCTAAACCGTGGGCATGGTGCGACGTGCGAGAACCGCCAGGCATCCGCGCCCCGGGCGTCCTCTTGGTGCCTCCCTCAGTCCGCCGGGCCACAAACCGATGGCGAAGACAGCGAGTGCGTTCCCAAATACGTTTTTGGTCACTCGCGACACGTGCCAGGTGGCTCAACAAATAAGCCACCCATCTATTTGTTGTGGCGTAAAACGGTCAATAATTTAGGGGCATATCGACGAGATGTCGGGGGTCTTGGGTCCGGCCTGACTATCGCATGGTGCCCGATACTACCCCTCCTTATCACAGACTCGAGTTTCGTGGCGCGATTCATCAATCACGAATGAAGGAAGGCAGGTCGACTGGACGAGACCTTGCGTCAATACCGGACGTAAGGAATTCAGCACGTCCACAGATTGATTTTGACAACACCGTTTGGAACAATTAATCCTCGTCGTCGCCACGTGCACCTAACACCTTCTCCCCTGCTGGTCCCGGAAGCAGCATACGACGCAAGGAAGGGTAAGAGGGCTGGGCCGTTTGTAAGTCGGGCTCTGCAACCGGGGCAAATCGCGTCCCACCGTCGACCCACACGCCGCCCAATGGCGGGTCGGCGGCCTCGACAGCCGGGGTCGGTGGTCTGGCACAGGCCAGAATGTTCGCCCAGACGTAGTATCGCTTGCTGGCGGCCGCCTCAGGAACGAACTATGCGCCGTCCCGCGCGAACCGCCGCCACGGGCCGGCGCAGGCTGGCACCTTAAATCGTGTATTAGCAGATAGTTACGGACCCAACTAGAAATGCATCAGCTCGATGGTTTGCCCACTACTAGTGTCCTCTGGTACATGTCATTCCATCAATCCGGGCATTGTCGATTGTTAACTGGCGGGTCGTAGGTTCGAATCCTACCGGGGGAGCTGAGTTTTCCCGCTACGTACACGTCCGCCCGTCCAGTTAACCAAGCACGCCCCAGGCTAGACACGGCCGGGGTCGTCGCATTTTCCCCCTTATCCAGCAAGCATTTACGCACTTTGGTCGAGATAGGCTCTAGGTCTCGGGGCCGCCAGAGATACGTCTAGACTTGGCACTTCTACCCTTCTCTGGCCTAGATTTACCCTTTCTGGGGCCGAAAAGTCTCGGAGACTCTGGGGTGGTCATCGTTCGAGTTAACACCCCTGTTCGTCTCGGACCCCGGGCGAGATCCGAACACACTAGGAACGGCCGGGATGATGAACATTCGGGGCTGCGCGAGGTGGCCTCGTCATTGGGAGAGGAACATTCTTTGCCGTGGGCGGGTCTTAAGTGGTGGCAGGGCGGGCGGTTAATTATCCTTGGGTGGACAAATTGGGTTTCGAGATCGGCGGCCGACGGTCGTTGCCGTCGTTGGTTGCTCACTGAAAGCATGGAGCCATAGTTTCGTACTTCACAATTCCAAGTTCAGTAGTAAGGATCATGTCGCGATCAACGAGCCGAGGGCGGCCGGGTCGACGGGCTTGGTGAAGTGCTCGTCGAATCCCGCCGCCTTGGCCTTCGCCCGGTCGTCGTCCCCACCGTAACCGGTGAGAGCCACCAGCACCGGGTTGCGACCATGAAATTCGGCCCGGATCTGCCGTGCCACTTCATACCCGCTGATTCCCGGCAGCCCGATGTCGCATAGGACCAAGTCCGGCGACATCGCCTTCGCCGCCGCGACCCCGTCGGGCCCCGTATACGCCACCCGCACCTCACACCCCGAAATCTCCAGTAGCATCTGCAGACTCTCGGCCGCGTCCCGATTATCCTCGACAATTAGTACCCGGGCCGGCCGCACCTCCGCGCCCCGCGAGATCGGCGGTCGTCCTGCGGCCAGGGCAGCCGGTTCGTCCAACCGCGGAAGCCGGGCGGTAAAAATCGACCCCCGGCCCGGGCCGTCGCTTGCCGCCCCGACCGTGCCCCCGTGGAGTTCGACCAACCCCTTGACCATCGACAGACCGAGCCCCAACCCGCCACGGGTGCGGGCCAGCGTCTTGTCTGCCTGAGTGAAAGCCGTGAACAAGTGAGGCAGGAGGTCCGCCTCAATCCCGACGCCCGTGTCCGCGACGGACAGAACCGCTTCTCCGCTGTCGCCCCGCACGGTGACCGTGACCTTGCCACCGCGGTCGGTGAACTTCAGCGCGTTGCCGAGCAGGTTAGTGACGATCTGCGTGAGACGGGTGCGATCCCCCGACACCCACACCGGCAATTCAGACACCGTCAATTCAATCTTCAACCCGGCCTTTTCAAACGCCGCCGCCTCGTCGCCCGCGATCAGGAACACCAGCTGGGCCAAGTCCAGTCGCTCGCGTCGCAGTTCTACCTTCTTGCGGGCCACCCGCGACACGTCCAGCAGGTCGTCCACGATCCGCGCCATGTGTCCGACCTGACGTTCGATCATCTCCCGCACCCGTTCGGCGGTCGCAGTGTCCCGCTGAACCCCGAGCAACTGAACGGCGTTGCGGATCGGACCGAGCGGGTTCCGAAGCTCGTGCGCCAACATCGCGATGAACGCGTCTTTCCGTGATGCCTCCTCTTTGAGAGACCTTTCCCGCTGTTCCCGGTGGGCAGAATCTTGTCGGAGCCGGGCGGTCTCCAGTGTCGCCCGGACGCGGGCCAGGAGTTCCTTCCCGCTGAACGGCTTCACGAGGTAGTCGTCTGCCCCGGCATCGAGCCCCTCAACCTTCGCCTCCTCCCCCGCGCGGGCCGATAGGATGACGACCGGCACCGAGGCGGTCCGGGGGTCGGCACGGAGTCGCGCGAGAAGCCCGAACCCGTCTAGCCGGGGCATCATGACGTCGGACAGAACCAACTCGGGCGGCGACCGGTGGATCGCAGCGAGGGCCGCCTCGCCGTCGGCCACCGCGGTCACCTCGTAGCGGACCGAAAGCAGGCGGGCAACGTACTCCCGCATGTCGGCGTTGTCATCGGCGAGGACAATCCGGGCCAAGGGCCCTTCGTTGGGGGCATCTTGCACGACGTGTTCGCCGGGAAGCCATCGCAGGGCTTCTTCGACGAACGGACTGGCGAGGCTCGTCCGGGAGCGACCTTCGGCGCAAACATGGCCCGGCGGAAAATGCTCCCGCCCGAAGAGGAGCGTCACCGTGAATTTCGTTCCGGAGCCGGGTTCGCTCTCCACCGTGACGGTGCCGCCGTGGAGTTTGACCAGTTCTTTGACCAAGGCCAGGCCGATCCCCGTCCCCTCGTGCGTCCGCCCGTCCGCCCCCTCGATCCGGTGGAACCGCTCGAACACCCGACCGATCTCGGCCGCCGGGATGCCAACGCCCGTGTCCTCGACGGTCAACTCGACCGCCCCGCCAGTCGACCGCAGACCGACTGTGACCCGCCCGGTGAGCGTGAACTTGAAGGCGTTGGACAGAAGATTCAGCACCACCTTTTCCCACATGTCCGGATCGACAAACACCAATTCCGAGAGCGGTGGGCAGTCGACATCGAACGTCAGACCCGCCTTTTCCATCGCCGACCGGAAGGTGCTTGCCAGGTCGACCGTGAGGGCGGCTAAATCGGTCGGTTCGAACGCCGCCTCCACGCGCCCCGCCTCGATCCGGGAGAAGTCGAGCAGTGCGTTGACAAGTTTCAACAACCGCAGCCCGTTCCGGTGGGCGACCGTGACATGTTCACGGTCAGAGCCATCGAGAGTACGACCGGCCAGCGTGTCCTCGAGCGGACCGAGCATCAGAGTCAAGGGGGTGCGGAACTCGTGGCTGACGTTCGAGAAGAACGCCGTCTTGGCTCGGTCCAGTTCGGCCAGTTCTTCCGCCCGCCGCCGCTCCTCTTCATACGCGCGAGCCGTGGCTACCGCCGTCGTAACGGCCGCGGCAAGCAGGTCGTAAAACTGCCGGTAAGCGTCGTCGAGCGCGCGGCGGGTACTCACCCCGGCGACCATGACGGCAAGCGGTCGGGCGCCGCCGGCGGAGATCGGGAACACGAGGGCTTGTTGAATTGGTTCGGCATACGGCTGGCAAACCAACGGACCGAACCGGCCGCCGATCTCGTTCACCAAGACGGGGCGACCGTTTTGAACCACGGATTCGAGTGGCCACGTTTTGTCAGCGTGTTGGCTCAGATCGATGGTTTCCGGCGCCCCCAGTGTCCCCGGCATCAGCCCGGACGCACCGGCCAGGTGGGCGACAGAGTTGAGCCGGTAGAGGAGGACGAACGGGAGATCGAGTTGGTACTCCGCCAGCGCTACGGCGGCCTGGGCCAGAGCGTCGTGAACCGTCCTCGAGTCGGCGGTCGCCGCGGCCAGTGCCCTCAGTGCGCTCAATCGCCGCTCGGCTAACACCAGGTGGGTTGTCTCGGTGACGGGATGGAAGATCCCGCCGATACCCCCGGCCTCGTCCCGGATCGGGCTGAACGAGTAGGTGAAGAACGTCTCTTCCACATACCCATTACGGTCGAGGAACATCCGGGTGTCGGTAACGAACGTCGTCTCCCCGGTGGCCATGCACCGTTCAAACCCCGGCCCGACGACGGGCCACGGGGAAGCCCAACACTCTCGGTAGTCCTGGCCCATTGACGTCGGGTGCTTCTCCCCGCAAATCGGCCAGTACCCGTCGTTGTAGATCTGGACGCGGTTCGGACCCCAGGTGAAGCAAATCGGGAAGTTGGACGCGAGGCACAGGTTGATCGTGGTGCGCAGGCTCGGGGGCCAGGACACGCGATCCCCGAGCGGCGTGTTCGACCAGTCCATCGAGCGGATGAGTTCCCCCATCCGGCCGCCGCCGACGAGCCATTCCTTGGCCCGGTTCTGTGTCTCGGTGGCCATCCGCGACTCCGATCACCGATCCCGTGACGTGCCGCTCGATTGGGCAGGTCCGGTCGGATTCATGATGACCCATTCTCGACGGTCAAATGCCCGACTGACTGCGGACGTGAAGGGAAAATTGGGTGCAACTTCTGGGCCGATTCCCTGGTCGGCTACCGATTCATTCCTGCGAGCAGCCGCTCCAGATCTGGTAAGCTGACCGGCTTGACGAGATGGCCATCGCAGCCCGCCTCCCGGGTTCTCTCCCGATCGCTTTCCTGACCCCACCCCGTCAAGGCAATAATTATCACCCCGCGGCCCCACGGTTGCTCGCGGATGCGTTTCGTCGCATCGAGACCATTCAGCTGCGGCATGCCGACGTCCATGAGGATGATCTCGGGTCGGAATCGCTCCGCTCGATCGACCGCCTCGATTCCGTCGTGAGCCTTCGCGACCTCGTTTCCAATGAGGTCGAGCATCATCGCTAACGATTCGGCCCCATCGCTGTTGTCATCGACTACGAGTATCCGACGCTTCACGACCGCGGCAGGCGGTGAGCCTTCGACTTCCGGGACCGCGGCCTCGAGCTTCGCGCCGTGGACGGGTAGTGTGACGATAAATTCACTCCCAAGTCCTGGACCTTCGCTCCGGGCCGTCACCGTCCCG from Fimbriiglobus ruber includes these protein-coding regions:
- a CDS encoding ATP-binding protein — protein: MATETQNRAKEWLVGGGRMGELIRSMDWSNTPLGDRVSWPPSLRTTINLCLASNFPICFTWGPNRVQIYNDGYWPICGEKHPTSMGQDYRECWASPWPVVGPGFERCMATGETTFVTDTRMFLDRNGYVEETFFTYSFSPIRDEAGGIGGIFHPVTETTHLVLAERRLSALRALAAATADSRTVHDALAQAAVALAEYQLDLPFVLLYRLNSVAHLAGASGLMPGTLGAPETIDLSQHADKTWPLESVVQNGRPVLVNEIGGRFGPLVCQPYAEPIQQALVFPISAGGARPLAVMVAGVSTRRALDDAYRQFYDLLAAAVTTAVATARAYEEERRRAEELAELDRAKTAFFSNVSHEFRTPLTLMLGPLEDTLAGRTLDGSDREHVTVAHRNGLRLLKLVNALLDFSRIEAGRVEAAFEPTDLAALTVDLASTFRSAMEKAGLTFDVDCPPLSELVFVDPDMWEKVVLNLLSNAFKFTLTGRVTVGLRSTGGAVELTVEDTGVGIPAAEIGRVFERFHRIEGADGRTHEGTGIGLALVKELVKLHGGTVTVESEPGSGTKFTVTLLFGREHFPPGHVCAEGRSRTSLASPFVEEALRWLPGEHVVQDAPNEGPLARIVLADDNADMREYVARLLSVRYEVTAVADGEAALAAIHRSPPELVLSDVMMPRLDGFGLLARLRADPRTASVPVVILSARAGEEAKVEGLDAGADDYLVKPFSGKELLARVRATLETARLRQDSAHREQRERSLKEEASRKDAFIAMLAHELRNPLGPIRNAVQLLGVQRDTATAERVREMIERQVGHMARIVDDLLDVSRVARKKVELRRERLDLAQLVFLIAGDEAAAFEKAGLKIELTVSELPVWVSGDRTRLTQIVTNLLGNALKFTDRGGKVTVTVRGDSGEAVLSVADTGVGIEADLLPHLFTAFTQADKTLARTRGGLGLGLSMVKGLVELHGGTVGAASDGPGRGSIFTARLPRLDEPAALAAGRPPISRGAEVRPARVLIVEDNRDAAESLQMLLEISGCEVRVAYTGPDGVAAAKAMSPDLVLCDIGLPGISGYEVARQIRAEFHGRNPVLVALTGYGGDDDRAKAKAAGFDEHFTKPVDPAALGSLIAT